The proteins below are encoded in one region of Paraflavitalea devenefica:
- a CDS encoding glycoside hydrolase family 43 protein yields the protein MKKTLAGFAFAIVILFASPFRTWSQKAINPIIHADVPDLSMIRVGDTYYMSSTTMHMSPGVPIMKSKDLVNWQLVSYAYDILDDVDALNLNNGKSTYGAGSWASSLRYHNGTYYVSTFASTTRKTYIYSTKNIEKGPWKKIAFQPMLHDHSLFFDDDDKAYMLYGAGKIMMAELEADLSGIKAGSTPQVLIQNASAPAGNNIWLQAEGSQLFKVNGKYYLFNIAWPRNGMRTVTIHRADKITGPYEGRLGLQDKGVAQGGLISTPKGEWFAYLFRDYGAVGRIPYWVPVKWEDGWPVLGVDGKVPDTLNLPANKSLMPGIVASDEFTRKKKDAPLPLVWQWNHNPDNAHWSLTARPGHLRLTTSRADTSLLLVKNMLTQRTVGPTCAGTTAIDVSNMKDGDCAGLALLQKKFGWVGVKAENGSKSIVMVSGAKDKPEELQRVPLNQSTIFLKAECDFRDMTDKAYFYYSLDGKTWTKIGGVLQMEYTLPHFMGYRYGLFNWATESAGGWVDFDWFRFQTIQL from the coding sequence ATGAAAAAGACACTTGCCGGCTTTGCCTTTGCTATTGTTATCCTTTTTGCAAGCCCCTTCCGTACCTGGTCACAAAAAGCCATCAACCCTATCATCCATGCCGATGTACCCGACCTGTCCATGATCCGCGTGGGTGATACGTATTACATGAGCAGCACCACCATGCACATGAGTCCGGGGGTGCCCATCATGAAGTCGAAAGACCTTGTCAACTGGCAACTGGTCAGTTATGCGTATGATATATTGGATGATGTAGATGCGCTCAACCTCAACAATGGGAAAAGCACCTATGGTGCTGGTTCCTGGGCCAGCAGCCTGCGTTACCACAACGGCACCTACTATGTATCTACCTTCGCAAGCACCACCCGCAAGACCTACATCTATTCCACTAAAAATATTGAAAAGGGTCCCTGGAAGAAGATCGCCTTCCAACCCATGCTGCACGATCATTCTTTATTCTTCGACGATGATGACAAAGCGTATATGCTCTATGGCGCAGGCAAGATCATGATGGCAGAGCTGGAAGCAGACCTGTCCGGCATCAAGGCCGGCTCCACGCCCCAGGTGCTCATTCAAAATGCCAGTGCCCCGGCGGGAAACAACATCTGGTTACAGGCCGAAGGATCGCAGCTATTCAAGGTCAACGGCAAGTACTATCTATTCAACATTGCCTGGCCCCGGAACGGTATGCGTACCGTCACCATTCACCGGGCGGACAAGATCACCGGTCCTTATGAGGGCCGTTTGGGTCTGCAGGATAAAGGCGTAGCCCAGGGTGGACTGATCAGCACGCCAAAAGGCGAATGGTTCGCCTACCTCTTCCGCGATTATGGTGCTGTAGGCCGTATCCCTTATTGGGTGCCGGTAAAATGGGAAGATGGTTGGCCTGTGTTGGGTGTTGATGGCAAAGTGCCCGATACACTGAACCTACCCGCCAATAAAAGCCTGATGCCGGGCATTGTAGCTTCGGATGAGTTCACCCGGAAAAAGAAAGACGCACCGCTCCCATTGGTATGGCAATGGAATCATAACCCGGATAACGCCCATTGGTCACTCACCGCACGTCCCGGTCACCTGCGCCTCACTACCAGCCGGGCAGACACCTCCCTCCTGCTGGTGAAAAACATGCTTACGCAACGCACGGTTGGTCCCACCTGTGCAGGCACTACAGCCATTGACGTATCAAACATGAAAGACGGCGATTGCGCCGGGCTGGCATTGTTACAAAAGAAGTTTGGCTGGGTGGGCGTGAAAGCAGAGAATGGCAGCAAATCAATTGTAATGGTGAGTGGCGCTAAGGATAAACCGGAAGAACTGCAGCGGGTGCCGCTGAACCAGAGCACCATATTTTTGAAAGCCGAATGCGATTTCCGAGACATGACTGATAAGGCATACTTCTATTACAGCCTGGATGGAAAAACCTGGACAAAGATCGGTGGTGTACTGCAGATGGAATATACCCTGCCCCATTTTATGGGGTACCGGTATGGGTTGTTTAATTGGGCGACAGAGAGTGCCGGCGGCTGGGTGGATTTTGATTGGTTTAGATTTCAAACGATCCAGCTTTGA
- a CDS encoding RagB/SusD family nutrient uptake outer membrane protein, which yields MKMHYHFVLLTATVLLLSGCKKYLDQVPNDRITIEQVFQKKGPSEQYLANIYNYVPDESNQWADNPWGANSDEMDATWSKYAPYELNIGNMSAGSVLFDRWGTYYRGIRSATYFINHIDNNAEILAVDGQGLIDQYKAEARFLRAYFYFQLMRQYGPVVIVGEKEIAADAPAEAMQFPRSPFDSCVDYVVSELDKAAAVLPKVPSSNGQASDIQNGRITVGIALAVKARLLLYAASPLYNGNAEMASLQSKEGKSLINQTYDPQKWKRAADAAKAVIDLGLYSLYKDPGNDPVKSYQGVFLQAWNSEQIFNRKSNGLGSWDVHCMPRQAGGWCGMGVTQEQIDAYFMSDGHPITSSPLYSETGFTTVNGVPVFNMYINREPRFYASVTYNNSFFQGGTMTSAKAITFYASSSNGKNGHPTDWTKTGYLIRKNVAPQTNAGSGGNGQQFQRPICLLRLAEVYLNYVEALNEYDPANADILQYLNLIRTRAGIPVYGSAGLPAPASQAAMRSSIWQERRIELAFECHRWFDIRRWKIAPQVMGSMHGMNINKDDNSFYTRVVASEHKFRNPASYWFPISQYDMDRSKLVVQNPGW from the coding sequence ATGAAAATGCATTATCACTTCGTTTTGCTTACGGCCACCGTGCTGCTGCTGTCCGGCTGTAAAAAATACCTCGACCAGGTACCTAATGACCGCATCACCATTGAGCAGGTATTCCAGAAAAAAGGACCTTCGGAGCAATACCTTGCCAACATTTATAATTATGTGCCCGACGAAAGTAACCAGTGGGCAGATAATCCCTGGGGCGCCAATTCGGATGAAATGGATGCCACCTGGAGTAAATATGCGCCCTACGAACTGAATATCGGCAATATGAGTGCCGGTAGTGTGCTCTTCGATCGCTGGGGCACTTACTATCGCGGCATCCGCTCGGCCACTTATTTCATCAACCATATTGACAATAACGCGGAGATACTTGCTGTGGACGGTCAGGGCCTTATTGACCAGTATAAAGCAGAAGCGCGTTTTCTCCGTGCTTACTTCTACTTCCAGCTCATGCGGCAATACGGCCCGGTGGTGATCGTAGGCGAAAAGGAGATAGCCGCTGATGCACCAGCCGAAGCCATGCAGTTTCCGCGCAGCCCCTTCGATAGCTGTGTGGATTACGTGGTGAGCGAACTGGACAAAGCTGCTGCCGTATTACCCAAAGTGCCTTCGAGCAACGGGCAGGCCAGTGATATCCAGAATGGCCGCATCACGGTGGGTATTGCACTGGCCGTAAAGGCCAGGCTGTTACTGTACGCGGCAAGTCCGCTATACAATGGCAATGCCGAGATGGCCAGCCTGCAAAGCAAAGAAGGGAAGTCGCTCATCAACCAAACATACGACCCCCAAAAATGGAAGCGTGCCGCCGATGCCGCCAAAGCTGTTATTGACCTGGGTTTGTATTCGCTGTACAAAGATCCGGGTAATGATCCGGTGAAATCTTACCAGGGCGTTTTCCTGCAGGCCTGGAACAGTGAGCAGATCTTCAACCGCAAAAGCAATGGGCTGGGCTCCTGGGATGTGCATTGTATGCCCCGGCAGGCAGGCGGCTGGTGTGGCATGGGCGTTACGCAGGAACAGATAGACGCTTACTTTATGAGCGATGGCCATCCCATCACCAGTTCTCCCTTGTATTCGGAAACAGGATTCACGACTGTTAACGGCGTCCCTGTATTTAACATGTATATCAACCGCGAGCCGCGGTTCTACGCTTCCGTTACTTATAACAACAGCTTCTTCCAGGGGGGCACGATGACCAGCGCCAAGGCGATCACTTTTTATGCCAGCAGTTCCAATGGCAAGAACGGTCACCCCACCGACTGGACAAAGACCGGCTACCTGATTCGCAAGAACGTGGCCCCGCAAACCAATGCCGGCAGCGGGGGCAACGGACAGCAGTTCCAGCGGCCGATCTGCCTGTTGCGCCTGGCGGAAGTGTACCTCAATTATGTAGAAGCGCTGAATGAATACGATCCGGCCAATGCCGACATCCTGCAATACCTCAACCTCATCCGTACGCGCGCAGGCATTCCTGTTTATGGCTCGGCAGGCCTCCCGGCGCCGGCCAGCCAGGCGGCCATGCGCAGCAGCATCTGGCAGGAAAGAAGGATAGAGCTGGCCTTTGAATGCCATCGCTGGTTCGATATCAGGCGCTGGAAGATCGCGCCACAGGTAATGGGCAGCATGCACGGCATGAATATTAATAAGGACGACAACAGTTTTTATACGCGGGTAGTGGCCAGTGAGCACAAGTTCCGCAACCCGGCTTCTTATTGGTTCCCCATCAGTCAGTATGATATGGACCGGTCGAAGCTGGTGGTGCAAAATCCCGGTTGGTAA
- a CDS encoding TonB-dependent receptor, translating to MRLLTLHLTALLLVSLTVRAQKISLEKSNIPLAEALKDIRLQSGYSVLYDEDLISKAQKVSLRLKDVTLEEALQQCFSNQPFTYVINKRTIVVTPSKPQPPAVVQQITGKVTDEKGQPLYGVTVSSKDGNTVTTTQKDGTYVISLPAGNAVLVFTNVGYAPQEVPVNNLKEINITLKAQAAGLEDVVIVGYGQQKKVSLIGAISTVKAEELKQPVANMTNLVAGRIAGVVGVQRSGQPGYDNAEIYIRGISTFTNSRPLVLVDGVERDFANVDPEDIASFSILKDASATAVYGVRGANGVIIIQTKKGKSGKPLINAQYDQGITQFTRIPEFADGPTYMRMANEANRNSNPDDPLPKYTEERIQKTITGEDPDLYPNVNWFDVLFKKYGQNRRARVNASGGSEKAQYYLSVGYYDENGLYKTDELANYNSAIKYTRYNFTANLGLKITNSTKVDFGASGWISNGNFPGSSVNEIWDAAYLLPPVLIPPVYSNGLHSQIRTGDIFNPYNRLTQSGYVTEFRSQLWSNIRVTQELGAILKGLSATAMYSFDNYNSHTISRTKSVDGYLARGRDTDGKLLLDQTSIGTSFLGFSRSNGGSRQYYTEAALNYNNSFGKNSVSGLILFNASDRQDAFANDFINSIPYRYLGIAGRATYGWDSKYLAEVNFGYNGSETFAPKKRFGFFPSYGVGWLLSEEKFFAPLTKVLPFFKIRYSYGLVGNSNIGGRRFAYISTVGGGSGGSYSYGSNGTDRTIGSLDIGDYAVDVTWEKAEKQNLGVELKTWNNALSFTVDVFREVRTGIFRQRGDVPNYVGVLSLPWANLGEIHNRGIDGTFDLNKQIGKDWQIGFRGNFTWTRAKVIDDANAPWPYPWQQRIGRKFGQRFGHIDLGLFKDDKDVANSPSQPGTNKAGDIKYKDLNGDGKIDSYDQGPIGYGSFPEIVYGFGPTISWKGFSVAGWFKGISNVDISLNGDGLQPFSQGGERGNLLKQITDRWTPDNPNPRPLYPRLTYGNDNMNYANSTWWVKNGAFLRLQTLQVNYDFVRSKWLKYVGMSNLSIYFIGYNLWTISQFDMWDVELGDGKGAQYPLIKTYNFGIKCSFK from the coding sequence ATGCGATTATTGACCCTGCACCTTACGGCATTGCTGCTCGTAAGCCTCACTGTTCGCGCGCAAAAGATCAGCCTGGAGAAAAGCAATATCCCCCTGGCAGAAGCCCTGAAGGATATCCGGCTGCAGAGCGGCTACAGCGTACTCTATGATGAAGACCTGATCAGCAAAGCGCAGAAAGTAAGTCTGCGTTTGAAAGATGTCACCCTCGAAGAAGCCTTACAGCAATGCTTCAGTAACCAGCCCTTTACTTATGTCATCAACAAACGTACGATCGTGGTTACCCCCAGCAAGCCACAGCCACCAGCCGTGGTGCAGCAGATTACCGGCAAAGTAACTGATGAGAAGGGGCAACCGCTCTACGGCGTAACGGTGTCGTCGAAAGACGGCAATACCGTTACCACCACGCAAAAAGATGGTACGTATGTTATTTCCCTGCCCGCCGGCAATGCGGTACTGGTATTTACTAATGTTGGCTATGCGCCACAAGAGGTACCGGTCAACAATCTCAAAGAGATCAATATCACCCTCAAGGCCCAGGCAGCCGGTTTGGAAGATGTGGTGATCGTGGGCTATGGTCAGCAAAAGAAAGTGAGCCTTATTGGCGCCATCAGCACGGTGAAGGCAGAAGAATTAAAACAACCTGTGGCCAATATGACCAACCTCGTTGCCGGCCGCATTGCCGGTGTGGTAGGCGTACAGCGCAGCGGCCAGCCCGGCTACGACAATGCCGAGATCTATATCCGCGGTATTTCCACTTTCACCAACAGCCGGCCGTTGGTACTGGTGGATGGGGTAGAGCGCGATTTCGCCAACGTGGACCCCGAAGATATTGCCAGCTTCAGCATCCTTAAAGATGCATCGGCTACGGCTGTATATGGGGTAAGAGGCGCCAATGGCGTGATCATTATTCAAACGAAGAAAGGAAAATCGGGCAAGCCGCTGATCAATGCGCAATACGACCAGGGCATCACCCAGTTTACCCGCATCCCTGAATTTGCCGATGGCCCTACTTATATGCGCATGGCGAATGAAGCCAACCGCAACAGCAATCCCGACGATCCATTGCCCAAATACACGGAAGAGAGAATTCAGAAAACCATCACCGGCGAAGACCCCGACCTGTATCCCAATGTGAACTGGTTTGATGTATTGTTCAAGAAATACGGGCAGAACCGCCGGGCGCGTGTGAATGCCAGCGGCGGATCGGAAAAGGCCCAGTATTACCTGTCTGTTGGTTACTACGACGAAAATGGTTTGTACAAGACCGATGAACTGGCCAATTACAATTCGGCCATCAAGTATACCCGTTATAATTTCACTGCCAATCTCGGCCTGAAGATCACCAACTCGACCAAGGTGGATTTTGGCGCTTCGGGCTGGATCAGCAATGGTAATTTTCCCGGTAGTTCTGTGAACGAGATCTGGGATGCTGCCTACCTGCTGCCGCCCGTGCTGATACCTCCGGTGTATTCGAACGGTTTGCATTCGCAGATACGCACCGGCGATATTTTCAACCCGTATAACCGCCTTACACAAAGTGGCTATGTTACCGAGTTCAGGAGCCAGTTGTGGAGCAATATCCGGGTGACCCAGGAACTGGGGGCGATATTGAAAGGGTTGTCGGCCACCGCCATGTACTCTTTCGACAATTACAACTCACACACGATCAGTCGTACCAAATCGGTGGACGGCTACCTGGCACGTGGACGTGATACGGACGGTAAGCTCCTGCTCGACCAGACTTCCATCGGCACCAGTTTCCTCGGTTTTAGCCGCAGCAACGGCGGTAGCCGCCAGTACTATACAGAAGCTGCGCTGAATTATAATAATAGTTTTGGTAAAAACAGTGTATCGGGTCTTATCCTGTTCAACGCTTCTGACCGGCAAGACGCTTTTGCCAACGATTTCATCAATTCCATCCCTTACCGTTACCTCGGCATTGCTGGTCGCGCCACTTATGGCTGGGACAGTAAATACCTCGCAGAGGTCAACTTTGGCTACAACGGATCGGAAACTTTTGCTCCCAAGAAGCGTTTTGGTTTCTTCCCCTCTTATGGCGTGGGCTGGTTATTGTCGGAAGAAAAATTCTTCGCACCGCTCACCAAAGTATTGCCCTTCTTCAAGATCCGGTATTCCTATGGCCTCGTCGGTAATAGTAATATCGGAGGCCGTCGTTTCGCGTACATTTCTACGGTAGGTGGTGGTAGTGGCGGCAGCTACTCTTATGGCAGTAATGGTACCGACCGTACCATTGGCTCCCTCGATATTGGCGATTATGCGGTAGACGTGACCTGGGAAAAGGCCGAAAAGCAAAACCTGGGTGTAGAGCTGAAGACCTGGAACAATGCCCTTTCATTCACGGTGGATGTGTTCCGCGAAGTGCGTACCGGCATCTTCCGCCAGCGTGGCGATGTGCCCAATTATGTAGGCGTGCTCTCTTTGCCCTGGGCCAACCTGGGTGAGATCCACAACCGCGGTATTGATGGCACTTTCGACCTTAACAAGCAGATCGGTAAAGACTGGCAGATCGGCTTCCGCGGCAATTTCACCTGGACGCGCGCCAAGGTGATTGACGATGCGAATGCGCCCTGGCCTTATCCCTGGCAACAACGCATCGGCCGCAAGTTCGGTCAGCGGTTCGGCCATATTGACCTCGGCCTGTTTAAAGATGACAAGGATGTAGCGAACAGTCCCTCACAACCCGGCACCAATAAAGCCGGCGATATCAAATACAAAGACCTCAACGGTGATGGCAAGATCGACTCGTACGATCAGGGCCCCATTGGCTATGGCAGCTTCCCGGAGATCGTGTATGGCTTTGGTCCCACTATTTCCTGGAAAGGATTCTCCGTGGCAGGTTGGTTCAAAGGCATCAGCAACGTGGATATCTCCCTCAATGGCGATGGACTGCAACCCTTCAGTCAGGGTGGCGAACGCGGCAACCTGCTGAAACAGATCACTGACCGCTGGACGCCCGACAATCCCAATCCACGTCCGCTGTATCCCCGCCTTACTTACGGCAATGACAATATGAATTATGCCAACAGTACCTGGTGGGTGAAGAACGGCGCTTTCCTGCGGCTGCAAACCCTGCAGGTGAATTATGACTTTGTCCGCAGCAAATGGCTGAAGTATGTAGGTATGAGTAACCTCAGCATTTATTTCATTGGCTACAACCTGTGGACCATTAGCCAATTCGATATGTGGGATGTGGAACTTGGCGACGGCAAAGGCGCGCAGTACCCGCTCATCAAAACCTACAATTTCGGCATCAAATGTTCATTCAAATAA
- a CDS encoding RNA polymerase sigma-70 factor has protein sequence MLWQEGDENAFGQLHARYATELLSIAMQKTNDREVARELIQGVFVAFFHYKAAASDISSLKAYLYTMLKNRILDHLRHHQVREQYKTYTTHLQADAHVNDVDTYVDTRELEKYLREEILKLPPQCRQVFRLRREEELSNKEIAHQLNISENTVEQHMRKALRLLRHALQVAHRSFFTFLHL, from the coding sequence CTGCTTTGGCAGGAAGGTGATGAAAATGCATTCGGACAACTGCATGCCCGCTACGCTACAGAGCTCTTGTCCATCGCCATGCAGAAGACCAACGACCGCGAAGTGGCGCGGGAACTGATACAGGGCGTTTTCGTTGCTTTCTTTCATTATAAAGCTGCCGCCAGTGACATCAGTTCCCTCAAGGCCTATCTCTATACCATGCTGAAAAACCGGATACTGGACCACCTCCGGCACCACCAGGTACGGGAACAGTATAAGACCTATACCACCCACCTGCAGGCCGATGCCCATGTGAACGACGTGGATACCTATGTCGACACCCGGGAACTGGAAAAATATTTGCGGGAAGAAATATTGAAACTGCCGCCACAATGCCGGCAGGTATTCCGGCTACGGCGGGAAGAGGAACTATCCAACAAAGAGATCGCCCATCAGTTGAATATTTCCGAGAATACGGTGGAGCAGCACATGCGTAAAGCGCTCCGCTTGTTGCGCCATGCGCTGCAGGTAGCCCACCGCAGCTTCTTCACCTTCCTGCATTTGTAA
- a CDS encoding erythromycin esterase family protein: MRTYFLLPFILICLVAPAQDKALQEYLNLYAKEINPAIAGFQGFSFLDSLLKGKRIVALGESSHGTEEYSATKFQLIQYMHEKLGYNVLLFESPMANCSYVNLSPDTATRQLVRNSIQAVWHTETVRRLFAYVKERHIRFGGFDPQFMYSPYPEAVLTDAFETYPPIKNTLLQLEHRIAATITTPRQYLSLKDSFSAAYDQLAVQLSALPLSPLQQWMKQMITTNISYYARINQGDQRDSCMAKNIIWMAENLYPHEKIIIWAHNTHIDKNPSHKKMMGKLLAAHFKDQFYGIGLYMVNGTTALNNRTIIPVQPAPKGSLEEALTATGFRTTFIETGHPLFDRKMVTLHWGKDRQFLTPGKSYDAIVLVNGVRPPDYLKE; this comes from the coding sequence ATGCGCACCTATTTTCTCCTGCCATTTATATTGATATGCCTGGTTGCCCCTGCACAGGATAAAGCATTGCAGGAATACCTTAACCTGTATGCCAAAGAGATCAATCCGGCTATAGCCGGTTTCCAAGGCTTTTCTTTCCTGGATTCGTTATTAAAAGGTAAAAGGATTGTGGCGCTGGGAGAAAGCAGCCACGGTACGGAAGAATACAGTGCAACAAAATTCCAGCTCATTCAATACATGCATGAAAAACTGGGCTATAATGTGCTCCTGTTCGAAAGCCCGATGGCCAACTGCAGTTACGTAAACCTTTCCCCGGATACGGCCACGCGGCAGTTGGTGCGCAACAGCATTCAAGCTGTTTGGCACACAGAAACGGTTCGCCGGTTATTTGCTTACGTAAAAGAAAGGCATATCCGGTTTGGTGGATTCGATCCGCAGTTTATGTACTCCCCTTATCCCGAAGCGGTTTTGACTGATGCGTTTGAAACTTATCCCCCTATAAAAAATACCTTATTACAACTGGAACACAGGATTGCAGCCACCATTACAACACCGCGGCAATATCTTTCCTTAAAAGACAGCTTTTCAGCCGCCTATGACCAGTTGGCCGTACAATTGTCGGCACTGCCGCTTTCGCCGTTACAGCAATGGATGAAACAGATGATCACTACCAATATCAGCTACTATGCGCGGATTAACCAGGGCGATCAACGGGATTCCTGCATGGCGAAAAATATTATATGGATGGCCGAAAACCTGTATCCCCATGAAAAGATCATCATCTGGGCGCACAATACACATATTGACAAAAATCCCAGTCATAAGAAGATGATGGGCAAACTGCTGGCAGCGCATTTTAAAGACCAATTCTATGGGATTGGTTTGTACATGGTAAACGGGACCACCGCTTTAAACAATCGGACCATCATACCGGTGCAGCCTGCTCCAAAGGGCTCGCTGGAAGAAGCATTGACCGCCACAGGATTCAGGACTACCTTTATTGAAACCGGCCATCCCCTATTTGATCGTAAAATGGTCACTTTACATTGGGGCAAAGACAGGCAGTTCCTCACACCAGGTAAAAGTTATGACGCAATAGTGTTGGTGAACGGCGTACGCCCGCCTGATTATTTAAAAGAATAA
- a CDS encoding BT_3987 domain-containing protein encodes MRNKLTYFLVLLMAVCFLAAGCKADLNLPYQPVESYNRVYMPQAVNGPIVRTLKITDSAQTLVYGANFGGQDYPVNDIAVSFTVDQQKADSFNTANKTNYPILPASSYTLSATEAVIPRGKLSTEPQTITFKTNGPGAMEALQTYILPISLATKSMTVNEGLRTTFYIVKTQPDLKDYPNYDRTGWQVTGFSSQEANGEGPDNGRVVHALDNNTGTFWHSQWQGGSPGPPHWFTIDMGTEKILHGLSFVGRQGDYNGRPNEVNIQVSVDNNTWTDAGTFNLQNSKDLQSQFLPGGFKQARYFKISINSCYNAGYTHLAELNTF; translated from the coding sequence ATGCGCAATAAACTTACTTACTTCCTGGTACTGTTGATGGCAGTCTGCTTCCTTGCAGCCGGCTGCAAGGCGGACCTCAACCTCCCTTACCAACCTGTTGAAAGCTACAACCGCGTGTACATGCCGCAGGCCGTGAATGGCCCCATCGTTCGAACGTTAAAGATCACCGACAGTGCACAAACGCTGGTATATGGCGCCAACTTTGGCGGACAGGATTACCCGGTTAATGATATCGCAGTGAGCTTTACCGTTGATCAACAGAAGGCGGACAGTTTCAATACGGCCAACAAAACCAATTACCCCATCCTGCCTGCCAGCAGTTATACCTTGTCGGCTACAGAAGCGGTCATCCCACGGGGTAAGCTCAGCACTGAGCCGCAGACGATTACTTTCAAAACGAATGGCCCGGGCGCGATGGAAGCACTACAGACTTATATATTGCCGATCAGCCTTGCGACGAAATCGATGACCGTGAATGAAGGCCTGCGCACGACTTTCTATATCGTGAAAACGCAGCCCGACCTGAAAGATTATCCCAACTACGACAGGACTGGCTGGCAGGTTACCGGTTTCTCATCCCAGGAAGCGAATGGGGAAGGGCCCGACAATGGGCGTGTTGTCCATGCGCTCGACAACAATACCGGTACCTTCTGGCACAGCCAGTGGCAAGGTGGATCACCCGGCCCGCCCCACTGGTTCACCATTGATATGGGCACGGAGAAAATCTTACATGGTTTATCCTTTGTGGGACGGCAGGGAGACTATAACGGCCGGCCCAATGAAGTGAATATACAGGTGAGCGTGGACAATAACACGTGGACCGATGCCGGCACCTTCAACCTGCAGAACAGCAAGGACCTGCAATCGCAGTTCCTGCCGGGTGGTTTCAAGCAGGCCCGTTATTTTAAAATAAGCATCAACTCCTGTTACAATGCAGGGTATACACACCTGGCAGAATTAAATACATTTTAA
- a CDS encoding FecR family protein has protein sequence MKSMNEDRLKYLLERYLANACSPEEQSALDEWFHSWNPGTAGMQDWLQEAGGAKALSEELYADFRERLIPPAKRNKWAGWYKAAAAAAILIALVILFYPKQKRPGDQTAQHGSGVQSAQPAHDIKPGSNKAVLKLADGSEIVLSDSGNTHIATQNNMEIQRLQRGSIAYTASQGQEDDTPPVYNTLTTPRGGKYTLTLADGTVVTLDAASSITYPVAFTGKERRVEITGQAYFEVVHNTVRPFRVSAKGQLIEDIGTAFNVNAYADDPFIKVTLAEGLVDVSNKVEKVSLVPGQQAMVKDGENKMRVKMVNVEETVAWKNGWFIFHQESVQNIMKQAARWYDAEIVVEGAPINKKFGGNISRYKEISELLENLKLTGGIHYRIEGRKVILTK, from the coding sequence ATGAAATCAATGAATGAGGACCGGTTAAAATACCTGCTGGAACGTTACCTGGCGAACGCCTGCAGTCCTGAAGAGCAGTCAGCACTGGATGAATGGTTTCATAGCTGGAATCCGGGTACTGCCGGTATGCAAGACTGGCTGCAGGAAGCAGGCGGCGCCAAAGCGTTGTCTGAAGAACTGTATGCTGATTTCAGGGAGCGGCTGATACCGCCGGCAAAGCGCAACAAGTGGGCAGGTTGGTATAAAGCGGCCGCGGCGGCAGCCATATTGATAGCCTTGGTCATTCTCTTCTATCCAAAGCAAAAGCGGCCCGGCGATCAAACAGCGCAGCATGGATCCGGCGTACAGTCTGCACAGCCGGCTCACGATATTAAGCCGGGCAGCAATAAAGCAGTGCTAAAGCTGGCGGATGGTTCGGAGATTGTGCTCTCCGATTCGGGCAACACGCATATCGCTACACAAAATAATATGGAGATACAGCGCCTGCAGCGTGGAAGCATTGCTTACACCGCTTCGCAAGGGCAGGAGGATGATACCCCACCGGTATACAATACGCTCACTACGCCCAGGGGCGGTAAGTACACCCTGACGCTGGCCGACGGCACTGTGGTGACCCTCGATGCCGCCTCGTCCATTACCTATCCTGTAGCCTTCACGGGTAAAGAACGGCGCGTGGAGATTACCGGCCAGGCCTATTTTGAAGTAGTACACAACACTGTGCGGCCTTTCCGCGTAAGCGCTAAAGGTCAACTGATAGAAGACATCGGCACGGCCTTCAATGTGAATGCTTACGCAGATGATCCTTTTATCAAGGTCACCCTCGCGGAAGGACTTGTGGATGTAAGCAACAAGGTGGAGAAAGTATCCCTCGTGCCGGGACAGCAGGCGATGGTGAAGGACGGGGAAAATAAGATGCGGGTGAAAATGGTGAATGTAGAAGAAACAGTGGCCTGGAAGAACGGCTGGTTTATTTTTCACCAGGAAAGCGTACAAAATATCATGAAACAGGCAGCGCGCTGGTATGATGCGGAGATCGTTGTGGAAGGAGCGCCCATCAATAAGAAATTCGGGGGCAATATCTCCCGGTATAAAGAGATATCCGAACTCCTGGAGAACCTGAAACTGACAGGAGGCATCCATTACCGGATCGAAGGACGAAAAGTGATCCTGACGAAGTAA